CACCAGTCAATCCAGCTTTGGAAGTGTTTTACTTCAATTTGGTCGCGATCTACTTTTTCGCCCTTAAAATCGCCATAAATAGCATGAAGGTTTAAGCGCTGTGTACCCGGTAAAAGCGAAAGTACTTTTTCAAGGTCGGTACGCATTTCGGCAATCGAACGTGCTTTGCCGGGGTAGTTACCTGTAGTTTGAATACCACCACCCGAAAGCTCGGCATCAGGCGTTTCAAAACCACCTACATCATCGGTTTGCCAACAGTGCAACGAAATGTTTACATCTTTCATTTTTGCAATTGCAGCATCGGTGTCAACGCCAATTGCGGCGTATTGTTCTTTGGCTATTTCGTACGCCTTTTTAATTAATTCACTCATTTTTATAATTTTATAATTGTTGTTTTTTGATTGATTATCTGATGCTGGATCACAGATACCAGTTTCTGGAATTGCTTATTCATATTAAATAACATCCTAATTCTACAACATTCTATCTCTACTCCATATAAAATACTTCTTCCAACGGCACTGAGACCGGCGAATTATCAGGATTGGCTTTCATCACATCTTTCATAAAAGCCCACCATTTTTGCACAATTTCGGTTTGTCCTAAATCTTGCGAACCTCCTTCGCCACTCACCTTTTGAAAAGCAAAGAGAATGTTGGTTTCTTCGTCTAAAAAGATGGAATATTCGCTTACTCCGGCATCTTTTAGAAGCTGTTTAAGCTCGGGCCAAATT
Above is a genomic segment from uncultured Draconibacterium sp. containing:
- the rhaM gene encoding L-rhamnose mutarotase, which gives rise to MQRLAFKMYLNEGQKAEYKKRHDEIWPELKQLLKDAGVSEYSIFLDEETNILFAFQKVSGEGGSQDLGQTEIVQKWWAFMKDVMKANPDNSPVSVPLEEVFYME